A genome region from Fodinibius salicampi includes the following:
- a CDS encoding ABC-F family ATP-binding cassette domain-containing protein, which translates to MTYLSTENLSKNYGPKVLFQGLSFGITEGDKTALIAENGTGKSTLLKILAGEEQPDGGKVMVQNDIRIGFLEQDPNLDENLTIREFIAQNDNQTVEIIQQYHQAAEQQAEDYNEENRKKFERASEAMDTVGAWDYEQRMEKILSKLNIHNLDQSIATLSGGERKRVALAFVLLDNPDLLILDEPTNHLDIAMIEWLEEYLISTNRTLLMVTHDRYFLDRICDHILELEGGKLYHHKGNYQYFLEKRSERREIERKEAHKAQQLFKKELEWMRRSPKARTTKSKSRIDDFKELKDKTETGPKDPELRLSIDMPRLGGKILELKNVSKKFDDNKILDSFYYTFEEGERIGIIGENGAGKSTFLDMITGKEQADSGKIRTGKTVVFGHYEQQGLEFDEDERVIDIIQNEAKIIKLANGKKITASRFLEHFMFTSEMQYTHVRKLSGGEKRRLALMLVLIQNPNFLILDEPTNDLDLLTLNKLEEFLLDFEGCLIIVSHDRFFMDKLVDHYFIFEGEGQIRDHHGTYEEYREQILEEQLSSSSTSSPEPKQETDSSAQNHSSSSTDEQRLSYNERREYNKLEENIAKLEQKKEALETEISSGKLSHDELQEKSKQYEKLNAKIEKKTSRWFELAERA; encoded by the coding sequence ATGACCTATCTTTCTACGGAAAATCTATCTAAAAATTATGGTCCAAAAGTACTTTTTCAAGGACTGTCGTTCGGTATTACCGAAGGAGATAAAACAGCTCTTATTGCGGAGAACGGGACCGGCAAATCTACCCTTTTGAAAATTCTGGCCGGCGAGGAACAGCCCGACGGTGGAAAAGTAATGGTCCAAAATGATATACGAATCGGATTTCTGGAACAGGATCCCAATCTGGATGAAAACCTGACGATCAGGGAATTCATTGCTCAAAATGACAATCAAACCGTTGAAATAATACAGCAATACCACCAAGCCGCTGAACAACAGGCAGAAGATTACAATGAAGAGAACCGGAAAAAGTTTGAACGTGCTTCTGAGGCCATGGATACCGTCGGCGCCTGGGATTATGAGCAGCGCATGGAAAAGATTCTGAGCAAGCTTAATATTCACAATCTTGACCAATCCATCGCCACCCTCTCCGGTGGAGAACGCAAACGTGTGGCCCTTGCTTTTGTGCTCCTCGATAATCCGGATCTTCTTATCCTTGATGAACCCACAAACCACCTGGATATTGCCATGATCGAGTGGTTAGAGGAATATCTCATTAGTACCAACAGAACACTTTTGATGGTCACCCACGATCGTTACTTTCTGGATCGGATTTGCGACCACATCCTCGAACTGGAAGGAGGCAAACTATACCATCATAAAGGCAACTATCAGTATTTTCTGGAGAAGCGTTCGGAGCGAAGAGAAATTGAACGCAAAGAAGCTCACAAAGCCCAGCAACTCTTCAAAAAAGAGCTCGAATGGATGCGCCGCTCACCCAAAGCCCGGACCACTAAATCTAAATCCCGTATTGATGATTTCAAGGAACTAAAGGATAAAACCGAAACCGGACCCAAAGATCCGGAATTGCGCTTGAGTATTGATATGCCACGGCTTGGAGGTAAAATTTTAGAACTTAAAAATGTTTCCAAAAAGTTTGATGACAATAAAATACTGGATAGCTTCTATTACACTTTTGAAGAGGGAGAGCGTATCGGGATAATTGGCGAAAACGGGGCCGGTAAAAGCACCTTCCTAGATATGATTACCGGAAAAGAGCAGGCGGATTCCGGAAAAATACGAACCGGTAAAACCGTCGTATTTGGCCATTATGAACAGCAGGGACTGGAGTTTGATGAAGATGAACGGGTCATCGATATTATTCAGAACGAGGCTAAAATTATTAAACTGGCCAACGGCAAAAAAATTACGGCCTCCCGTTTTCTTGAGCACTTTATGTTCACCTCTGAAATGCAATATACACATGTGCGCAAGCTTAGCGGTGGCGAAAAACGCCGGCTGGCACTAATGTTAGTACTTATCCAAAACCCTAACTTTCTCATTTTGGATGAACCCACTAATGATCTTGATCTGCTGACCCTTAATAAATTAGAGGAGTTTCTCCTGGATTTTGAAGGATGCTTGATCATCGTCTCACATGATCGCTTTTTCATGGATAAGCTAGTTGATCACTATTTTATTTTTGAAGGTGAAGGGCAAATAAGGGATCACCACGGTACATACGAAGAGTACAGAGAACAGATCTTGGAAGAACAATTATCCTCTTCATCTACATCCTCCCCGGAACCAAAACAAGAAACAGATTCCTCTGCTCAAAATCATTCATCCTCATCCACCGATGAACAAAGGCTCAGCTATAATGAACGCCGGGAGTATAACAAATTGGAAGAAAATATTGCAAAACTTGAGCAGAAAAAGGAAGCGCTTGAAACTGAAATAAGCAGCGGAAAACTTAGTCACGACGAATTGCAGGAGAAATCAAAACAATACGAAAAACTCAACGCCAAAATAGAAAAGAAAACCAGCCGCTGGTTTGAACTGGCCGAACGCGCCTGA
- a CDS encoding DUF1684 domain-containing protein, translated as MSDEEYFQTINEWHKQRIESLQEEDSWLSLAGLYRIEKGEHAVGADSTNDIILPDRVAPYIGTIIRKEDSLTFFADPEASVSSEGDTISEIDLQVQGEQAPTKLRHNDFIWYIIERRGDYYLRLKDTKHPNFSTFDGIDRFPVDRKWNIKATFERFESPRTVTIPDILGESYQDSLYGTLHFTINDQEYQLAPLGHPDNDEEFFIILGDKTNGKSTYDGGRYLYINTPNKNSVTSIDFNKAYNPPCVFTDYATCPLPPLENQLSVAITAGEKMYENSIE; from the coding sequence ATGAGTGATGAAGAATACTTTCAAACTATTAATGAATGGCACAAACAACGCATTGAATCTCTGCAGGAAGAAGACAGCTGGCTAAGCCTGGCCGGACTATACAGAATTGAAAAGGGGGAACATGCCGTCGGGGCTGACTCCACCAATGATATTATTCTTCCTGACAGAGTAGCTCCATATATCGGAACTATTATACGCAAGGAGGATTCCCTGACCTTTTTTGCGGATCCCGAAGCTTCAGTAAGTTCAGAAGGAGATACCATTTCTGAAATTGACCTCCAGGTCCAGGGAGAGCAAGCTCCCACCAAACTAAGGCACAATGATTTTATCTGGTATATCATAGAAAGGCGGGGGGATTACTACCTGCGTCTCAAAGATACCAAACATCCTAATTTTTCAACCTTCGATGGCATTGATCGCTTTCCCGTTGATCGTAAATGGAATATAAAAGCAACCTTTGAACGTTTTGAGTCTCCCCGCACTGTTACTATTCCTGATATACTTGGTGAAAGCTACCAAGATTCACTATACGGAACCCTTCATTTTACCATTAATGACCAAGAATATCAGTTAGCACCGTTAGGTCATCCGGATAATGACGAAGAGTTTTTCATCATCCTGGGAGATAAAACCAATGGTAAATCCACCTACGATGGCGGAAGGTATCTCTATATAAACACTCCGAACAAAAATAGTGTTACCTCTATTGATTTTAATAAGGCTTATAATCCTCCCTGTGTGTTTACCGACTACGCAACATGTCCCCTCCCACCCCTGGAAAATCAGCTGTCAGTAGCAATCACTGCTGGTGAAAAAATGTATGAGAATTCGATTGAATAA
- a CDS encoding universal stress protein, whose protein sequence is MDHLKTILFPTDFTEDAAQAYTYAVKIAAQADAELHLLHAIEEPYDFATRVEETVDALIEKAEEHFEELIAEAASDFEHLNIEYHIERGKPYGVINQKADEIGADLLVMGTKGESSLKRILYGNVTSDVILDSEIPVMTVPINSKKPYLDRFLFATDFRSKDMEALKSTVFLASIFDAEVHVLHVSEEKDMDTDIRFRGFKDLIKEEIDYSKLEFHHLEAERFSKGVSSFLEEYPVSLIILIRYKKVFLRTLLWANNTQELTYHTHVPMLVHVPENL, encoded by the coding sequence ATGGATCATTTAAAAACAATTTTATTTCCAACGGATTTTACAGAGGATGCCGCCCAGGCTTATACCTACGCCGTTAAAATAGCAGCTCAAGCCGACGCAGAACTACATTTATTACATGCTATTGAAGAGCCGTATGATTTTGCAACCCGCGTTGAAGAAACAGTAGATGCTCTTATTGAAAAAGCCGAAGAGCATTTTGAGGAGCTCATAGCGGAAGCAGCATCCGACTTCGAACATCTGAATATTGAATATCACATTGAAAGAGGTAAGCCTTATGGGGTTATCAATCAAAAGGCCGATGAAATAGGGGCTGATCTTTTGGTTATGGGCACTAAGGGGGAATCCAGCTTAAAACGTATTCTTTACGGGAATGTCACGTCTGATGTCATTCTTGATTCAGAAATTCCGGTCATGACCGTGCCTATTAACAGTAAGAAGCCCTATCTCGATCGTTTCCTTTTTGCTACGGATTTCCGGTCCAAGGATATGGAAGCGCTTAAATCGACCGTCTTTCTGGCCAGCATTTTTGATGCGGAAGTTCATGTGCTTCATGTTTCCGAAGAGAAGGATATGGATACTGATATCCGCTTCAGAGGATTTAAAGATTTAATAAAAGAGGAGATCGATTATTCAAAACTCGAATTCCATCACCTTGAAGCAGAACGATTTTCCAAAGGGGTTTCGAGCTTCCTCGAAGAATATCCGGTATCTCTGATTATCCTCATCCGGTATAAAAAAGTATTTTTGAGAACACTGCTTTGGGCCAACAATACACAAGAACTGACCTATCATACCCATGTTCCAATGCTCGTTCATGTCCCTGAAAATCTTTAA
- a CDS encoding glycosyltransferase family 2 protein, which translates to MLPSFSIIIVSWNALHHLQEYLPSVTATNYPDYEIILADNASTDGSKNWVQEQYPNIKIASLDKNYGYCGGNNRAVSYANGEILVFLNNDVRVEPDWLNGLSNCFKNSRTAAVQPKLRSDRQPEYFEYAGAAGGYLDKYGYPFCRGRVFDTIEMDKGQYDDEQEILWASGAALAIRKEIFEEHGGFDEDFEFHMEEIDLCWRVWNAGYKVRYCPDSMIYHLGGGSLPMDSPRKLYYNYRNSLKMLWKNCSTESLITRFWGRYLLDIIAGLRSLLTGNWNEFIAIAKAHYHFWTEFTVTHEKRQNLQQSRKQQSDPPTILPVRLVWDYFLKGKDTFRDLMDN; encoded by the coding sequence ATGTTGCCCTCTTTTAGCATAATTATCGTTTCCTGGAATGCCTTACATCATCTACAGGAATATCTTCCGAGTGTTACAGCGACCAACTATCCGGACTATGAAATAATTTTGGCAGATAATGCATCCACTGACGGATCAAAAAATTGGGTGCAGGAACAGTACCCTAATATTAAGATTGCCTCTCTGGATAAAAATTATGGATACTGCGGGGGTAATAACCGGGCCGTTTCCTATGCAAATGGAGAAATTCTTGTTTTCCTTAACAATGACGTTCGCGTAGAGCCGGACTGGCTGAATGGCTTATCCAACTGCTTTAAAAATTCCAGAACGGCAGCCGTACAACCCAAGTTGCGATCTGACAGACAGCCCGAATACTTTGAATATGCAGGAGCGGCAGGTGGATATCTGGATAAATATGGCTACCCGTTTTGCAGGGGACGAGTTTTTGACACGATCGAGATGGATAAAGGCCAATATGATGATGAACAGGAGATTCTTTGGGCCAGCGGAGCCGCCCTGGCCATCCGAAAAGAAATATTCGAAGAACATGGGGGATTTGATGAGGATTTCGAATTTCATATGGAAGAAATCGATCTATGCTGGCGGGTATGGAATGCCGGCTATAAGGTTCGTTATTGTCCCGATAGCATGATCTATCACCTTGGTGGCGGATCCCTTCCGATGGATTCTCCGCGAAAGCTCTATTACAATTATCGCAACAGCTTAAAAATGCTTTGGAAGAACTGTAGTACAGAAAGCCTGATCACGCGCTTTTGGGGAAGATATCTACTGGATATCATTGCAGGCTTGCGTTCCCTTTTAACAGGTAATTGGAATGAATTTATTGCTATAGCCAAAGCCCACTATCATTTCTGGACAGAATTCACGGTTACTCATGAGAAGAGGCAAAACCTGCAACAAAGCCGCAAACAGCAATCAGATCCCCCTACTATCCTTCCCGTTCGTCTGGTGTGGGATTATTTTTTAAAAGGCAAAGACACCTTTCGGGATCTGATGGATAATTGA